In Chryseobacterium camelliae, one DNA window encodes the following:
- the tpx gene encoding thiol peroxidase, with the protein MSTTITLKGNEVHTIGKLPAVGTTVKDFALVDSGLNVKTLKDFEGKKKVFNIFPSIDTGICAESARKFNEAASGLDNTVVINVSKDLPFALGRFCAAEGLNNVETLSDFRGNFGDDYEVTMTDSPMQGLLSRAVIVTDADNKVVYTEQVPEIAQEPDYNAALKALK; encoded by the coding sequence ATGTCAACAACCATTACTTTGAAAGGCAACGAAGTGCATACCATAGGTAAGCTTCCTGCTGTAGGGACTACAGTAAAAGACTTTGCTCTGGTAGATTCCGGTCTGAATGTGAAAACCCTTAAGGACTTTGAAGGTAAGAAAAAAGTATTCAATATTTTCCCGAGCATCGATACAGGCATCTGCGCCGAATCAGCAAGAAAATTCAACGAAGCGGCTTCCGGCCTTGATAATACTGTAGTCATCAATGTGTCTAAAGACCTGCCGTTTGCATTGGGAAGATTTTGTGCAGCAGAAGGATTGAACAATGTGGAAACGCTTTCGGATTTCAGGGGAAATTTCGGAGATGATTATGAAGTTACCATGACGGATTCTCCTATGCAGGGGCTATTGAGCCGTGCGGTGATCGTAACGGATGCCGACAATAAGGTAGTCTATACCGAACAGGTTCCCGAAATTGCCCAGGAACCGGATTATAATGCGGCTTTAAAAGCATTGAAATAA
- a CDS encoding glyoxalase superfamily protein — MKAEQIIPVIRIFDYQKAVEFYMNWLGFEMVWEHRFENHSPAYMEIIKDGMVFHLSEHHDDATPGSSTFIWGQGIAEYHRELIDKNYPYNRPGLEKTFYAAVAFTVVDPFGNRIIFNEKFDEEKHKDLNFNSIH; from the coding sequence GTGAAAGCAGAGCAAATTATACCCGTTATAAGAATATTTGATTATCAGAAAGCCGTTGAGTTTTATATGAACTGGCTGGGTTTTGAAATGGTGTGGGAACATCGTTTTGAAAACCATTCGCCAGCCTATATGGAAATAATAAAAGACGGTATGGTATTTCACCTCAGCGAACATCATGATGATGCAACTCCAGGCAGCAGCACATTTATCTGGGGACAGGGGATTGCGGAATATCATAGAGAACTGATCGATAAAAACTACCCATACAACCGCCCCGGGCTTGAGAAAACCTTTTATGCAGCCGTTGCTTTTACGGTGGTTGATCCTTTTGGAAACAGGATTATTTTTAACGAGAAATTTGATGAGGAAAAGCATAAAGATTTAAATTTTAATTCCATTCATTGA
- a CDS encoding helix-turn-helix domain-containing protein, with protein sequence MSLQTYYQEFEPAENLKHIIQCFWYHKRAVGEEQSCFEVIPDGHAEIIFHFGDGLKIYCNEMLNPLPSPFIMGLQDGPVLFYIGNTLEIIGVRCYPWVVFDLLNIPPGKGIHILDHPVKELDPDLAALMLSEEIETAVAKVQQYFLELFSKMSFDNTLSKAGAVIRTAKGSIPVHQVADSSHSTIRTLERKFKKSSGHTVKDMCALIRFEQVRNELMLNPDSNLAGLAYELGYTDQSHLTREFKRYAHMTPAAFARKSKKDK encoded by the coding sequence ATGTCGCTTCAGACCTATTATCAGGAATTTGAGCCTGCAGAAAATTTAAAGCACATCATCCAGTGTTTCTGGTATCATAAGAGAGCTGTTGGTGAGGAGCAATCCTGTTTTGAGGTGATCCCGGACGGACACGCCGAAATTATTTTTCATTTCGGAGACGGGCTGAAGATTTACTGCAATGAAATGCTGAATCCGTTACCTTCGCCTTTCATTATGGGACTACAGGATGGGCCTGTTTTATTTTATATAGGCAATACGCTCGAAATTATTGGCGTCAGATGCTATCCATGGGTGGTATTTGACTTGTTGAATATTCCCCCGGGTAAAGGGATCCATATTTTGGATCATCCTGTTAAGGAGTTGGATCCGGATCTGGCTGCTTTAATGCTTTCCGAAGAAATAGAAACCGCTGTTGCCAAAGTACAGCAATATTTCCTTGAACTGTTTTCAAAGATGTCTTTTGACAATACTTTAAGCAAAGCAGGAGCCGTCATTAGGACGGCTAAAGGAAGTATTCCCGTACATCAGGTTGCAGATTCTTCTCATTCAACGATTCGTACCCTCGAACGGAAATTTAAAAAGTCTTCCGGGCATACCGTAAAAGATATGTGTGCCCTCATCCGTTTTGAACAGGTGAGAAATGAATTGATGCTCAATCCTGATTCTAATCTTGCAGGTCTTGCTTATGAACTGGGCTATACCGACCAATCCCACCTCACCAGGGAATTTAAGCGCTATGCCCATATGACGCCTGCTGCCTTCGCCAGGAAATCTAAAAAAGATAAATAG
- a CDS encoding FAD-dependent oxidoreductase — protein sequence MLLQNKHVAILGAGPVGLTMARLLQLKNVDVTVYERDQNAEIRIWGGTLDLHKTSGQLAMEKAGLLENYYQAAIPMGVNVADKLGHIVFSKEIKPEEQFNNPEINRNSLRTLLFNSLKPDTVVWDRKVTGLKEHNGQWLLQFEQQAAAMADVVIVANGGMSKVRSYITDAKVEETGTLIIQGDVPKPEINCPDFYRLCDGKRLMTAKNGNLLVANPYNSGSLSYGVIFKTPKGPDMDALDFSDQDAVVRYLLQRFSGWGDVYKELFRATTFFVGLPTKKLPLDQPWKIARPLPVTLIGDAAHLMPPFAGQGVNTGLMDAVHLSENLTGGNFESIEAAIQDYEQRMLVYAGEAQKESEENEKQMHDPDFSFTSFIHWT from the coding sequence ATGCTATTGCAAAACAAACATGTGGCGATCTTAGGTGCCGGGCCTGTTGGTCTTACCATGGCACGGCTGTTACAGCTGAAAAATGTTGATGTAACCGTATACGAGCGGGATCAAAATGCAGAAATAAGGATTTGGGGCGGAACCCTGGACCTGCATAAAACCTCCGGGCAGCTGGCCATGGAAAAAGCCGGCCTGCTCGAAAATTATTACCAGGCTGCTATCCCGATGGGTGTGAATGTGGCAGATAAGCTCGGACATATTGTATTCTCTAAAGAAATAAAACCGGAAGAACAGTTCAATAATCCCGAAATCAACAGGAACAGCCTGAGGACTCTACTATTCAATAGTTTAAAGCCGGATACGGTAGTTTGGGACAGAAAAGTGACCGGACTTAAAGAACATAATGGTCAATGGTTACTTCAATTTGAACAGCAGGCTGCTGCAATGGCGGATGTCGTGATTGTGGCGAATGGCGGAATGTCTAAAGTCCGCAGCTATATTACGGATGCTAAAGTTGAAGAAACGGGAACCCTTATCATACAGGGAGATGTTCCCAAACCCGAAATCAACTGTCCGGATTTTTATCGCCTATGTGACGGCAAAAGGCTGATGACGGCGAAAAACGGAAATCTGCTGGTTGCCAATCCTTATAATAGCGGCTCCCTGAGCTACGGTGTTATTTTTAAAACCCCGAAGGGTCCGGATATGGATGCCCTGGATTTCAGTGATCAGGATGCTGTGGTCAGATATCTTTTACAGCGATTTTCAGGATGGGGGGACGTTTACAAAGAGCTGTTCAGGGCCACTACTTTTTTTGTCGGCCTTCCGACAAAGAAACTGCCTTTAGATCAACCGTGGAAAATTGCCCGGCCTCTGCCTGTTACGCTGATCGGGGATGCTGCGCACCTGATGCCGCCTTTTGCAGGGCAGGGCGTGAATACAGGATTGATGGATGCTGTTCATTTATCAGAGAATCTAACCGGCGGGAATTTTGAAAGTATTGAGGCGGCTATCCAGGATTATGAACAGAGGATGCTCGTGTATGCGGGAGAAGCACAGAAAGAATCGGAAGAGAACGAGAAGCAGATGCATGATCCTGATTTTTCGTTTACCAGTTTCATTCACTGGACCTGA
- a CDS encoding DUF763 domain-containing protein — protein MKRSGTADLPLHYGKVPPWLYERMSALGLSVIEVILMDYGKDEVLRRLADPFWFQSFGAVMGMDWHSSGITTSVMGALKRSVNPNSRSLGLYICGGKGKFSRETPSELLQIADKTGLDGNALVRASKLSAKVDNTAIQDGYQLYLHNFILADNGNWSVVQQGMHESDSTARRYHWHSENITSFVEEPHTGIDGISRGMILNLTDAEASGNRKGILEISHTDSAEVMNDFSRLILPAHHDVQASDVDLKRLGALLYVTREQQPQNFEELLLLEGVGPRTMQSLALVSEVIHGAPSRFTDPARFSFAHGGKDGHPFPVPTLVYDESLSIIKKGIEKSKLGNSDKLKTLNKLHQIIAETEKGFTPDFDIREVIEEERQNSWRFGGKTVFGDAQKPSPPKPIQLSLF, from the coding sequence ATGAAACGTTCAGGCACTGCAGATTTACCGCTTCACTATGGCAAAGTTCCGCCATGGCTGTATGAACGTATGTCTGCTTTAGGACTGTCTGTTATTGAAGTCATCCTGATGGATTACGGTAAAGATGAGGTATTGCGGAGACTGGCGGACCCGTTCTGGTTTCAGAGTTTTGGAGCAGTGATGGGAATGGACTGGCATTCTTCAGGAATTACCACATCCGTGATGGGTGCTTTAAAACGCTCTGTTAATCCCAATTCCCGATCCCTGGGCCTTTACATCTGCGGGGGAAAAGGCAAGTTTTCAAGGGAAACACCTTCCGAACTGCTTCAGATTGCAGACAAAACAGGCCTGGACGGGAATGCACTGGTAAGAGCCAGTAAGCTTTCTGCCAAAGTGGATAATACCGCTATTCAGGATGGTTATCAGCTCTACCTGCATAATTTCATCCTTGCCGACAATGGTAACTGGAGCGTTGTGCAGCAGGGAATGCATGAATCTGACAGTACGGCAAGACGCTACCACTGGCACTCTGAAAATATAACCTCTTTTGTGGAAGAACCGCATACAGGAATCGATGGCATTTCAAGAGGAATGATCCTGAACCTCACCGATGCAGAAGCTTCGGGCAACAGGAAAGGCATCCTGGAAATATCCCATACTGATTCCGCAGAGGTTATGAATGATTTTTCGAGGCTGATTCTTCCTGCTCACCATGATGTGCAGGCTTCAGATGTCGACCTAAAACGGTTGGGTGCGCTTTTATATGTTACCCGGGAGCAGCAGCCGCAAAATTTTGAGGAGCTCCTGCTGCTGGAGGGAGTAGGACCGCGAACCATGCAGTCTTTAGCACTCGTAAGTGAAGTGATCCACGGTGCACCGTCACGGTTTACCGATCCTGCGCGGTTTTCATTTGCCCACGGAGGTAAAGACGGCCATCCTTTTCCGGTTCCGACACTCGTATACGATGAAAGCCTCAGCATCATTAAGAAAGGAATTGAAAAATCTAAACTTGGGAATTCAGATAAGCTCAAGACCCTGAACAAGCTTCATCAGATTATTGCTGAAACCGAAAAAGGCTTCACACCGGATTTTGATATCCGGGAAGTAATTGAAGAAGAAAGGCAGAATTCCTGGCGCTTTGGCGGAAAAACTGTCTTTGGAGATGCACAGAAACCTTCACCTCCCAAACCGATCCAGCTTTCCCTTTTCTAA
- a CDS encoding Crp/Fnr family transcriptional regulator: protein MTSKALQISYEFPFFLDEELAEIFQAHERVTFHKGEYILRESKTANEYFILEKGLARSFVNDFNGNEVTTNFFTENEIIIEVSSLFQRIPAQENMVCITDCECWKLSFEAFQDLFHRIPNLREWGRAWMSQQLFLYKQRSVEMFTLSATKRYLNLLEQKPEVIRYAPLKQIASYLGVTDTSLSRIRKELVSHPGKIQS, encoded by the coding sequence ATGACCAGCAAAGCGTTACAGATTTCGTATGAATTTCCGTTCTTCCTTGATGAAGAGCTTGCCGAAATTTTCCAGGCGCACGAACGGGTTACCTTTCATAAAGGAGAATATATCCTCAGGGAAAGTAAAACGGCCAATGAATATTTCATTCTTGAAAAGGGGCTTGCCCGTTCTTTTGTCAATGATTTCAACGGAAATGAAGTCACCACCAATTTTTTTACCGAAAATGAAATTATCATTGAAGTCTCTTCCCTGTTTCAACGGATACCGGCACAGGAAAATATGGTCTGCATTACGGATTGTGAATGCTGGAAGCTGAGTTTTGAAGCTTTTCAGGATTTATTCCACAGGATTCCCAACCTCAGGGAATGGGGAAGGGCCTGGATGTCACAGCAGCTTTTCCTGTACAAGCAGCGTTCTGTGGAAATGTTTACGCTCTCCGCTACGAAGCGCTATCTGAACCTCCTGGAGCAGAAACCGGAAGTCATCCGGTACGCGCCGTTAAAACAGATTGCTTCCTATCTGGGCGTTACGGACACCTCTTTGAGCCGTATACGGAAGGAACTGGTTTCACATCCTGGTAAAATCCAGTCCTGA